In Candidatus Neomarinimicrobiota bacterium, the genomic window AGATCGAAGTCCATTTTATCGCTGATCTTCAACTGCCTCGCGCCCTTAATGAGATATTCAACGGGGTCTTCCACGGTCAGCACACAGACTTCTGGGGTTATTACCGCGTAAAGCGCTGCTATCAGCGTTGTACTCTTTCCGCTGCCGGTCGGTCCTGTTACGATGATAATACCGGAAGGTTTAGCAATAGATTTTTCAAAATCTTCCATTGCTTTTGGCTGCAGACCGAGCAGCTTGAGATCGGAGATTACCTTTCTGTCATCGAGGATCCTGATTACAACGCTTTCAAATTTTCTGTCAAATTCCTTTCCGACAATCGGGATGATGGAAACACGATACCTTATTAAGTAATCGTCTACTTTCCTTTGAATAAAACCGTCTTGGGCTATATCTCTTTCAAACCGATCGACATTCCTTGTTTTATCTTTAAATACGGCTGTAATCGCTTCAGGTTTGACGCCTTTCTGAGTGTGCCATATGCCGAGCTTTCCATCTTGTCTGAAAACAAAATCAGTCGTTGTTGTTGAAGAAGGTATGATATGGATATCACTTACATCTTGTCTTACAGCCTCGACAAGGACTCCCTCAACCAGCGCGGTTAGCGCACTCTGATTTATTTCGGCATCGAGCGCCGCTTCATCAACATCTTCTTCTTTAACTTCACTATCATCGTCATAATCAATCTCATCAAGTATTTCGAGAAAATCGTTGAGCCCGGAGAGGATTTTATTTATTATTTCATCTACGGACTCTTTTTTTGTATAGGCAATTTCATAATTTCTGTAATTTAACTGCTCAACGATAGACTGAAGTATCGGATCCGTCGGGTCCGCAGCGATAAGCGTAAGAACCCCCTCACCGTTTCTGCGGTCGAATTTTAAAGGCAGCATTTTCGCGCGGATCATGGATGCTCTTGTATCATCGGGAAGGTCGCTGAGGAATTTCTGGATAAATTCAAGCTGTTCTTCCGAAATTGTATCCACAGATACTTCGATTTCTTTTATTGCATAAAGAGAGGTGAGGGCTGCTAAGACCTTATGCCTGTCCACGTCAAGGTCCTCATACAGAACCTCGCCGATCCTTCTTCGATTATCCGGCGGTTCCTTACTCTGAATCTCTAACGCTTGTTCAAGCAGTTCGGGGGTTATTATCTCCTTTTGTACAAGAACGTCCCCTATACGTAAAGCCAATGCCTTTTATCTCCTGATTCCGCTGCTAAATACTTTTCCCGATCGCGATGTATTAATCGCTAATGACATATACGAATTTTGTCTGTTGTAGACCGTCAGGAAACAATGCCCATTATGCATCGTAACCTCTCTGATTTACTTCATTTGTGATTCACAACGGGCGGCAGCGACCAAGTCCCGCCGCCCGTGAATCGCATTTAGTGCTTGACGTAAAACTCTAAATAACTTATCAAATTTTACGGCAGTGTAATGGTCGGAGTACCGCTGACACCCTGCTGAGTTATAGTCGCAACTATAACCACGCCTTCGTTCGCGCCTGTAGCAGTGAGTACGAACTGGGTTGCTGTAGCAGAACCAGTTATTGCAAAGCTTCCGTTTGCGTTTGATGAATCAGCGCCAAAAGTGACTACGCTGGTTACGCCCGTGAAATCTCTCGCACCACCGCCAAGCGCCGCCGGCTTACGCCAGTATGACGCGGCGGATGACGCAATGTTATTGACATCCTGCAACAAAGCGTCGCGCTCTGCATTTACAGCACCCGTCGTGAACATATTTATCCCCACGACGACGGCAACTCCAACAATGATCGTACCGAGTACGATAAGTAGCAATTGTTGTTGTCCCATTTTTTAACCTCCTATCAACTGTTCGAGACTTTTATC contains:
- a CDS encoding type II/IV secretion system protein; protein product: MALRIGDVLVQKEIITPELLEQALEIQSKEPPDNRRRIGEVLYEDLDVDRHKVLAALTSLYAIKEIEVSVDTISEEQLEFIQKFLSDLPDDTRASMIRAKMLPLKFDRRNGEGVLTLIAADPTDPILQSIVEQLNYRNYEIAYTKKESVDEIINKILSGLNDFLEILDEIDYDDDSEVKEEDVDEAALDAEINQSALTALVEGVLVEAVRQDVSDIHIIPSSTTTTDFVFRQDGKLGIWHTQKGVKPEAITAVFKDKTRNVDRFERDIAQDGFIQRKVDDYLIRYRVSIIPIVGKEFDRKFESVVIRILDDRKVISDLKLLGLQPKAMEDFEKSIAKPSGIIIVTGPTGSGKSTTLIAALYAVITPEVCVLTVEDPVEYLIKGARQLKISDKMDFDLAMRAILRHDPDIVLVGEIRDIKTAEIAIKLANTGHLTFSTLHTNDAPSAVSRLYKMGVEPFLIAYSVNIIMAQRLVRRLCKECRVPTEQEDADFALSIGFTKEELEKITIYKPVGCNQCRNGYKGRAAIMEALYFTPRIREIIIESGTEINEKAISEEAVKNGMLTLRASGRARIEEGLTSVEEIAAITVED